A stretch of the Argentina anserina chromosome 6, drPotAnse1.1, whole genome shotgun sequence genome encodes the following:
- the LOC126796906 gene encoding dof zinc finger protein DOF3.5: MERSGWKPNDDHHHICPNCPRCGCSNTKFCYYNNYSLTQPRYFCKGCRRYWTKGGSLRNVPVGGGCRKNRRGSRSLRQSTNTTTANGSNNVHSGTIGNNSYGISSSLAPDSTSSGVSNQDAPPRIDLAVVYANFLNQKPDSKSSGSDQLPEFPGEFNPGLDFSSCIANMNINSGSGSSIQLMEENSLICHGTVSENCGTLSDHMYFGGVDPLIDHHQKHQDHSCDLVQYANGTHEPNDFGLPPLPDQEVLWSSSDDQMLVSPIMQPSSVLESEAHDSNLLNWSPLFDLPCNGTFSGT, from the coding sequence ATGGAGAGATCTGGATGGAAGCCAAACgatgatcatcatcatataTGCCCAAATTGTCCCCGCTGCGGTTGTTCCAACACCAAGTTTTGCTATTATAACAACTACAGTTTGACTCAGCCTAGGTACTTCTGCAAGGGCTGTAGGAGATACTGGACTAAAGGCGGGTCTCTGAGGAACGTCCCTGTCGGAGGTGGCTGCCGAAAGAACAGAAGAGGGTCAAGGTCCTTAAGGCAATCCACCAACACCACTACGGCTAACGGGAGTAATAATGTTCATAGTGGTACAATTGGGAATAATTCATATGGAATTAGTAGTTCGTTGGCTCCAGATTCTACTAGCTCTGGAGTGTCAAATCAGGATGCACCACCACGTATTGATCTCGCAGTCGTTTATGCAAACTTCTTGAATCAAAAGCCAGATTCCAAAAGTTCAGGATCTGATCAGTTGCCAGAATTTCCTGGTGAATTCAACCCGGGTTTAGATTTTTCAAGCTGCATAGCAAACATGAACATCAATTCAGGCTCAGGCTCAAGTATTCAGTTGATGGAAGAAAATAGTCTCATATGTCACGGTACTGTTTCTGAAAATTGTGGAACCCTCAGTGACCACATGTACTTTGGTGGGGTAGACCCATTAATCGATCATCATCAGAAGCATCAAGATCATAGTTGTGATCTAGTACAATATGCAAACGGCACTCATGAACCTAATGATTTTGGGTTGCCACCATTGCCAGACCAAGAGGTATTGTGGTCGAGTTCTGACGATCAAATGCTGGTTAGTCCTATCATGCAACCGTCATCCGTGCTCGAATCAGAAGCTCATGATTCGAACCTATTAAATTGGAGCCCCTTATTTGATTTACCTTGTAATGGAACTTTCTCCGGGACATGA